In Erpetoichthys calabaricus chromosome 4, fErpCal1.3, whole genome shotgun sequence, one genomic interval encodes:
- the si:ch211-137i24.12 gene encoding immunoglobulin superfamily member: MSLSFHRICCSTCMWLSFAAFLALQIYCSHAVDRATPSRLLIARLDAANGTARLNSMPHNSTLKPQAAKLETVVIVQQSPPKEKAVEGETVLFLCLFNHSGQNNVSVSWYNQKGQEKVMVLVENETKQEDYLGRAFLRADWHLGNASMTLLNVTTSDFGIYICSLKLPDGSTVEGDGTKLSVRRSLGLFGMEESIGTIIGVVAAAIGVTIGLVTIIVPQCREKLPCLRK, translated from the exons CTTTACAAATCTACTGCAGTCATGCTGTGGACAGGGCCACTCCGTCCAGACTTTTAATCGCCAGGCTGGATGCAGCAAATGGGACAGCACGCCTGAACTCCATGCCACACAACAGCACTCTGAAACCTCAGGCTGCCAAACTGGAAACTGTCGTCATAGTGCAACAATCTCCACCAAAAGAGAAGGCGGTGGAAGGGGAGACTGTCCTGTTTCTATGTCTCTTTAACCACAGTGGGCAAAATAATGTCTCTGTATCATGGTACAACCAGAAAGGGCAGGAGAAAGTGATGGTCCTGGTGGAGAATGAAACTAAACAAGAGGACTACTTGGGTCGAGCTTTCCTGAGAGCAGACTGGCACCTAGGGAATGCCTCCATGACCCTTCTCAATGTCACCACATCTGACTTTGGCATTTATATCTGCTCTCTGAAGCTCCCAGATGGCAGTACAGTAGAGGGAGATGGTACAAAGCTGAGTGTGCGTCGCTCATTAG GACTCTTTGGAATGGAGGAATCAATCGGGACAATCATAGGAGTGGTGGCAGCAGCCATTGGGGTCACTATTGGACTGGTGACCATCATTGTACCTCAGTGCCGAGAGAAGCTACCCTGTTTGAGAAAGTGA